From the genome of Streptomyces sp. NBC_01260, one region includes:
- a CDS encoding ArsR family transcriptional regulator, whose translation MPAEELPETIHVTTDEQLRAVSNLTRHRIMAVLRFEPATITQIAGRVGLAKGSSSYHVRLLERAGLVKVVRTRKVRGVTERYYAMAARAIVLPDPVAGQPDALMRHAVADLEAAPADGERHVRMAHLRLTEEQFAELGARLDALADEYHELSDPSLPDASLVFALFRPAPREQAEGGSK comes from the coding sequence ATGCCTGCCGAAGAGCTTCCCGAGACGATTCATGTCACCACTGACGAGCAGCTACGCGCCGTCTCCAACCTCACGCGTCACCGGATCATGGCCGTGCTCCGCTTCGAGCCGGCGACGATTACTCAGATCGCCGGGCGGGTGGGCCTGGCGAAGGGGAGTTCCAGCTACCACGTACGGCTGCTTGAGCGGGCCGGCCTGGTGAAGGTGGTACGGACGCGGAAGGTGCGGGGGGTCACCGAGCGGTACTACGCGATGGCCGCGCGAGCGATCGTGCTGCCGGATCCGGTGGCGGGGCAGCCGGATGCGCTGATGCGGCACGCGGTGGCGGACCTGGAGGCCGCACCGGCGGATGGCGAGCGGCACGTGCGGATGGCGCATCTGCGGCTCACCGAGGAACAGTTCGCGGAGTTGGGGGCGCGGCTGGACGCACTGGCGGACGAGTACCACGAGCTGTCCGATCCGTCGCTGCCGGATGCGTCACTCGTCTTCGCGCTGTTCCGGCCGGCGCCGCGCGAGCAGGCCGAAGGTGGCTCCAAGTGA
- a CDS encoding Uma2 family endonuclease: MTAAMVEHQQDSEGRPWDYLLHTWQELDVPEGWRAEIDEGQIVLVPPPHPHHNGIAAKVQRRLYANLPEELEIYQTLGVHVAPLDKLYVPDLVVMPAELIDAVDPDAGDPMDAADALLIVEITSKGNAREDRTKKYRAYARAGVPMYLLIDRFDTRGAMATLFTEPNEDGTFKRSDAVPFGKPLTLPEPFGTTLPTDGFPV, translated from the coding sequence ATGACCGCCGCGATGGTCGAGCACCAGCAGGACTCTGAAGGCCGCCCGTGGGACTACCTGCTTCATACCTGGCAGGAACTGGACGTGCCCGAGGGGTGGCGCGCCGAGATCGACGAAGGGCAGATCGTCTTGGTACCGCCGCCTCATCCGCATCACAACGGCATCGCCGCCAAAGTGCAGCGTCGACTCTACGCGAATCTGCCCGAGGAGCTGGAGATCTATCAGACCCTGGGTGTGCACGTGGCGCCACTCGACAAGCTGTACGTTCCCGATCTCGTGGTCATGCCTGCCGAGTTGATTGACGCCGTCGACCCGGACGCCGGCGATCCGATGGACGCCGCCGACGCGCTCCTCATCGTCGAGATCACGTCGAAGGGCAACGCCCGGGAGGACCGTACGAAGAAGTACCGCGCCTATGCGCGCGCGGGCGTGCCCATGTATCTGCTGATCGACCGGTTCGACACACGTGGGGCGATGGCCACGCTGTTCACCGAGCCGAACGAGGACGGCACGTTCAAGCGTTCCGACGCGGTGCCGTTCGGGAAGCCGCTCACGCTGCCCGAGCCCTTCGGTACGACGCTGCCCACCGATGGGTTCCCGGTCTGA
- a CDS encoding EamA family transporter, with the protein MPAVLVLLLSGTWLLSGSLVTGTDPLIVAVGRSAVCCLVLTVVAASSTGGRADLRRAAARPGTVWLLGLLGFAGYAAGTLLAIPRIGTSLTNLVVALMPCASVAVGALFFGERSGPRKAAGAVLACAAAAGYAALGADAGDLDAVGLLLLVAAATVAFAVYGFLYRDRLSGLPPLAVLPVLLAAATCLLLPMALPALIAHPPTLAATGGIVVLGAVVYAPAYLVQHRLILLRGPVFTAAVQLAVPFTVRLGDWALDSAPAPSLAELLLLAVCCAGIALVTVQASRSVEPAPSDR; encoded by the coding sequence ATGCCGGCCGTTCTCGTCCTGCTGCTCTCCGGCACCTGGCTGCTGTCCGGCTCCCTGGTCACCGGGACCGATCCGCTGATCGTCGCGGTGGGCCGCAGCGCCGTGTGCTGCCTGGTGCTCACCGTCGTCGCCGCGTCGAGCACCGGCGGCCGGGCGGATCTGCGGCGGGCCGCGGCCCGGCCCGGGACCGTCTGGCTGCTGGGCCTGCTCGGCTTCGCCGGGTACGCGGCGGGCACCCTGCTCGCCATCCCCCGCATCGGCACCTCGCTGACGAACCTCGTCGTCGCGCTGATGCCGTGCGCCTCGGTGGCGGTCGGCGCGCTGTTCTTCGGCGAACGCTCCGGGCCCCGCAAGGCGGCGGGCGCGGTCCTGGCCTGCGCGGCGGCGGCCGGATACGCGGCGCTGGGCGCGGATGCCGGGGACCTGGACGCGGTGGGGCTGCTGCTGCTGGTGGCGGCGGCGACGGTGGCCTTCGCGGTGTACGGGTTCCTGTACCGGGACCGGCTGTCCGGGCTGCCGCCGCTGGCCGTCCTGCCCGTGCTGCTCGCGGCGGCCACCTGCCTGCTGCTCCCGATGGCCCTGCCCGCGCTGATCGCCCACCCCCCGACCCTCGCCGCGACGGGCGGGATCGTGGTGCTCGGCGCGGTCGTCTACGCCCCCGCCTACCTCGTGCAGCACCGCCTCATCCTGCTCCGCGGCCCGGTGTTCACGGCCGCCGTCCAACTGGCCGTCCCCTTCACGGTCCGGCTCGGCGACTGGGCCCTGGACTCCGCACCCGCGCCCTCGCTCGCCGAACTGCTGTTGCTGGCGGTCTGCTGCGCGGGGATCGCGCTGGTGACCGTCCAGGCGAGCCGGTCGGTCGAACCCGCCCCCTCCGACCGGTGA
- a CDS encoding helix-turn-helix domain-containing protein, whose product MPGPRKLDPSSSPRALLGAELRHRREEAGLSQSDLGAPLFLSGSFVGQLESGVRRMQMDQAEKFDEILGADGFFVRNCAAQKESKYPEHFAEAAEAEARAEAIREYAPQLIPGLLQTEAYARAVFWAYQPTAVEQVIDELVTTRLERAQLLADPTVPMLWVVLDEAVLRRRVGGPEAMAEALRHVAGLVRQHRMVAQVLPFTEGAHAALTGPLKLMAFPDAPPLAYVDGMGIGHLQDDPATVRQYQLAYDLVMASAIPPAASLALIESVAEEYDHEVARF is encoded by the coding sequence ATGCCGGGTCCCAGAAAGCTCGATCCCTCCTCCTCGCCCCGTGCCCTCCTGGGCGCCGAACTCCGCCACCGAAGAGAAGAAGCGGGCCTCTCGCAGTCGGACCTGGGCGCCCCGCTCTTCCTCAGCGGCTCCTTCGTCGGACAGCTGGAGTCCGGGGTGCGGCGCATGCAGATGGACCAGGCGGAGAAGTTCGACGAGATCCTCGGCGCGGACGGCTTCTTCGTACGGAACTGCGCGGCGCAGAAGGAGTCGAAGTACCCCGAGCACTTCGCGGAGGCCGCCGAGGCGGAGGCCCGCGCGGAGGCCATCCGGGAGTACGCGCCCCAGCTCATTCCGGGTCTGTTGCAGACGGAGGCGTATGCGCGGGCGGTGTTCTGGGCGTATCAGCCCACGGCTGTTGAGCAAGTGATCGACGAGCTGGTGACGACACGACTGGAGCGCGCGCAACTGCTGGCCGATCCAACAGTCCCCATGTTGTGGGTGGTGCTGGACGAGGCGGTGTTACGCCGGAGGGTGGGTGGCCCGGAGGCTATGGCGGAGGCACTTCGTCATGTCGCGGGACTGGTCAGGCAACACCGGATGGTCGCCCAGGTGCTGCCGTTCACGGAAGGTGCCCATGCGGCGCTGACCGGCCCTCTCAAGTTGATGGCGTTCCCGGATGCACCCCCACTCGCGTACGTCGACGGCATGGGTATCGGCCACTTGCAGGACGATCCGGCAACGGTCCGCCAGTACCAACTGGCTTACGATCTGGTGATGGCCAGCGCGATTCCACCCGCGGCATCCCTGGCCTTGATCGAGTCGGTGGCGGAGGAATACGACCATGAAGTTGCACGGTTCTGA
- a CDS encoding Cmx/CmrA family chloramphenicol efflux MFS transporter — protein MPLAVYILGLSVFALGTSEFMLSGLLPPIADDMNVSIPRAGLLISAFAIGMVVGAPLLAVATLRLPRRTTLIALISVFGLGQVAGALAPTYEILFASRVISAFACAGFWAVGSAVAIAMVRVDQRARAMAVMIGGLSIANVLGVPLGAFLGEHLGWRSAFWAVGVASAIALVGVATLIPRIPVPDEKPQLKREMGIYRDRQVWLSIAITALAAGGVFCAFSYLAPVLTDVAGLDSGWVPTVLALFGIGALIGTTIGGRVADAHLFGVLLSGITASTVFLAALALFASSQVAVIVLSFLLGLSAFYTAPALNARMFNVAGAAPTLAGATTTAAFNTGNTSGPWLGGTVIDADFGFAATAWAGAAMTVLALVAVVFSLRLQRGRTSSSRLVAGAPAASSQGAAMESAPSTAT, from the coding sequence ATGCCCCTGGCCGTATACATACTCGGCCTCTCCGTCTTCGCCCTCGGCACCAGCGAGTTCATGCTCTCCGGGCTGCTGCCGCCCATCGCCGACGACATGAACGTGTCGATCCCGCGCGCCGGGCTCCTCATATCCGCGTTCGCGATCGGCATGGTGGTGGGCGCCCCGCTGCTCGCCGTCGCGACGCTGCGGCTGCCGCGCCGCACCACCCTCATCGCGCTGATCTCGGTCTTCGGCCTCGGCCAGGTCGCGGGCGCGCTCGCGCCGACGTACGAGATCCTCTTCGCTTCCCGGGTGATCAGCGCCTTCGCGTGCGCCGGGTTCTGGGCCGTGGGTTCTGCCGTCGCCATCGCGATGGTCCGGGTGGACCAGCGGGCGCGCGCCATGGCCGTGATGATCGGCGGACTGTCCATCGCCAACGTGCTGGGGGTGCCGCTGGGGGCCTTCCTCGGGGAGCACCTCGGCTGGCGGTCGGCGTTCTGGGCGGTCGGGGTGGCCTCCGCGATCGCGCTCGTCGGGGTGGCGACGCTGATCCCCCGTATCCCCGTCCCGGACGAGAAGCCGCAGCTGAAGCGGGAGATGGGCATCTACCGCGACCGGCAGGTGTGGCTGTCCATCGCGATCACCGCGCTCGCGGCCGGTGGTGTGTTCTGCGCGTTCAGCTATCTCGCGCCGGTGCTGACGGACGTCGCCGGGCTGGACTCCGGCTGGGTGCCGACCGTGCTCGCGCTGTTCGGGATCGGCGCGCTGATCGGTACGACGATCGGCGGCCGGGTCGCGGACGCGCACCTCTTCGGGGTGCTGCTGAGCGGGATCACGGCCTCGACGGTCTTCCTGGCCGCGCTGGCGCTGTTCGCCTCCAGCCAGGTCGCCGTGATCGTGCTCTCGTTCCTGCTGGGTCTGTCGGCGTTCTACACGGCCCCGGCGCTGAACGCCCGGATGTTCAACGTCGCGGGCGCCGCCCCCACGCTGGCCGGTGCGACGACCACCGCCGCGTTCAACACCGGAAACACCAGTGGCCCCTGGCTGGGCGGCACGGTGATCGACGCGGACTTCGGGTTCGCGGCGACCGCGTGGGCGGGGGCGGCGATGACCGTACTGGCACTGGTGGCGGTGGTGTTCTCGCTGCGGCTGCAGCGCGGCCGCACCTCGTCGTCCCGGCTGGTGGCGGGTGCGCCGGCCGCCAGTTCGCAGGGCGCGGCGATGGAGTCCGCGCCCTCGACGGCCACCTGA
- a CDS encoding inositol monophosphatase family protein, giving the protein MPSMNMESDAQLAVRAAQAGAAVVRDMYGTSPERFEKSGGDFATAADLAAERAILDVLRTARPDDAVTGEESGHTGADGAERRWLVDPLCGTLNYAVNTMVVAVNVALRVGPFIAAAAAADPFSGEVFWTDGERARVRTDGADEELAPSSGSRLVDVNLDPPFPNAPDFRAVGLLAAAEFAEHFRPRVVSSTLAVAWVAAGRRAAYVTDGRLRDSVHFATGIALCEAAGCVVTGIHGQPLHTGAGGLVVAADEETHALLLKMIRSQVPAGRQAGSDSGSADSG; this is encoded by the coding sequence ATGCCGAGCATGAACATGGAAAGCGACGCACAACTGGCCGTCAGGGCGGCCCAGGCGGGAGCGGCGGTGGTCCGGGACATGTACGGGACATCGCCGGAGCGGTTCGAGAAGTCCGGCGGTGACTTCGCGACGGCCGCCGACCTCGCGGCGGAGAGGGCCATCCTCGACGTCCTGCGAACCGCCCGGCCCGATGACGCGGTGACGGGTGAGGAGAGCGGCCACACCGGCGCGGACGGCGCGGAACGCCGGTGGCTGGTCGACCCCCTGTGCGGCACGTTGAACTACGCCGTGAACACCATGGTGGTCGCGGTGAACGTCGCCCTGCGCGTCGGGCCCTTTATTGCGGCGGCAGCGGCGGCCGACCCGTTCAGCGGGGAGGTGTTCTGGACGGACGGCGAGCGCGCCCGTGTCCGTACGGACGGTGCGGACGAGGAGTTGGCGCCCTCGTCCGGGTCACGGCTGGTCGACGTCAACCTCGACCCGCCGTTCCCCAACGCGCCGGACTTCCGGGCGGTCGGCCTGCTGGCCGCAGCGGAGTTCGCGGAGCACTTCCGGCCGCGCGTCGTCTCCAGCACCCTTGCCGTGGCCTGGGTCGCGGCCGGGCGCCGGGCCGCGTACGTCACCGACGGCAGGCTGCGCGACAGTGTGCACTTCGCCACCGGTATCGCCCTGTGCGAAGCGGCGGGCTGCGTGGTGACCGGCATCCACGGCCAGCCGCTGCACACCGGTGCGGGCGGTCTGGTCGTGGCGGCCGATGAGGAGACGCACGCCCTGCTGCTGAAGATGATCAGGAGCCAGGTCCCGGCCGGCCGTCAGGCCGGATCGGACAGCGGCTCCGCGGACTCCGGGTGA
- a CDS encoding MurR/RpiR family transcriptional regulator encodes MTNDLKESFSADSPPAPAALAAKVRTLAPSMTRSMQRVAEAVAGDPAGCAALTVTGLAELTGTSEATVVRTARLLGYPGYRDLRLALAGLAAHQQSGRAPAVTADIAVDDPIADVVAKLAYDEQQTLADTAAGLDTVQLGAAVAAAATARRIDIYGVGASSLVGQDLAQKLARIGLIAHSNMDPHLAVTNAVQLRAGDVAIAITHSGSTGDVIEPLRVAFDRGATTIAITGRPDGPVTQYADHVLTTSTARESELRPAAMSSRTSQLLVVDCLFIGVAQRTYETAAPALAASYEALAHRHNPRTR; translated from the coding sequence GTGACCAATGACCTGAAGGAAAGTTTCAGCGCTGATTCGCCGCCCGCCCCGGCCGCCCTCGCCGCCAAGGTGCGCACGCTCGCGCCGTCCATGACCCGCTCCATGCAGCGGGTCGCCGAGGCGGTCGCGGGTGACCCGGCGGGCTGCGCCGCCCTGACGGTCACCGGTCTCGCCGAGCTCACCGGCACCAGCGAGGCCACGGTGGTCCGCACCGCCCGCCTCCTCGGCTACCCCGGCTACCGCGACCTGCGCCTCGCGCTCGCCGGTCTCGCCGCCCACCAGCAGTCCGGCCGGGCCCCCGCCGTCACGGCCGACATAGCGGTCGACGACCCGATCGCCGACGTGGTCGCCAAGCTCGCCTACGACGAGCAGCAGACCCTCGCCGACACGGCCGCCGGGCTCGACACCGTGCAGCTCGGTGCCGCCGTGGCAGCCGCCGCCACGGCCCGCCGGATCGACATCTACGGGGTCGGCGCCTCCTCACTCGTCGGCCAGGACCTGGCCCAGAAGCTGGCCCGTATCGGCCTGATCGCGCACTCCAACATGGACCCGCACCTGGCGGTGACCAACGCCGTGCAGCTGCGCGCCGGTGACGTGGCCATCGCGATCACCCACTCCGGTTCGACCGGTGACGTCATCGAGCCGCTGCGGGTCGCCTTCGACCGCGGCGCGACGACGATCGCGATCACCGGCCGCCCCGACGGGCCGGTCACGCAGTACGCCGACCACGTACTGACCACGTCCACGGCCCGCGAGAGCGAGCTGCGCCCCGCCGCGATGTCGAGCCGGACGAGCCAGCTCCTGGTCGTCGACTGCCTGTTCATCGGAGTCGCGCAGCGTACGTACGAGACGGCGGCCCCGGCCCTCGCCGCCTCCTACGAGGCGCTGGCCCACCGCCACAACCCCCGCACCCGCTGA
- a CDS encoding PTS transporter subunit EIIC translates to MATEDKNRATAAAILPLVGGAANVSSIAHCMTRLRLGLHDRSLVQDDALKAVPAVMGVVDDDTYQIVLGPGTVARVTPEFEKLVKEGRASAPEPATTVTAEELASQGAEMKAARKAKNATPFKLFLRRIANIFVPLIPALIGCGIIAGLNGLLVNLGWLTSVTPALAAMASGFMALIAVFVGYNTAKEFGGTPILGGAVAAIIVFPGVANIEAFGQKLSPGQGGVLGALGAAVLAVYVEKWCRRWVPEALDVLVTPTLTVLISGLVTIFGLMYVAGEVSTAIGTFADWLLSNGGAGAGLVLGGFFLPLVMLGLHQALIPIHTTLIEQQGYTVLLPILAMAGAGQVGAAIAVYFRLPRNESIRRTIKSALPAGFLGVGEPLIYGVSLPLGRPFITACVGGAFGGAFVGFFNQLGDAVGSTAIGPSGWALFPLLDGNHGLGATIAIYGGGLVVGYLAGFVATYFFGFSKDLLTEFNVSQEPAASTATAAGTPAPVTGPDPLEKTPAGV, encoded by the coding sequence ATGGCTACAGAAGACAAGAACCGCGCCACTGCCGCCGCGATCCTTCCGCTCGTCGGTGGCGCCGCGAACGTCAGCTCCATCGCCCACTGCATGACCCGGCTCCGGCTGGGCCTGCACGACCGCTCGCTCGTCCAGGACGACGCGCTGAAGGCCGTACCCGCCGTCATGGGCGTGGTCGACGACGACACGTACCAGATCGTTCTCGGTCCCGGTACGGTCGCCCGCGTCACGCCGGAGTTCGAGAAGCTCGTCAAGGAGGGCCGGGCGTCCGCCCCGGAGCCCGCCACCACGGTCACGGCCGAGGAGCTCGCCTCGCAGGGCGCCGAGATGAAGGCGGCACGGAAGGCGAAGAACGCCACGCCGTTCAAGCTCTTCCTGCGCAGGATCGCCAACATCTTCGTGCCCCTGATCCCGGCCCTGATCGGCTGCGGCATCATCGCCGGGCTCAACGGCCTGCTGGTCAACCTCGGCTGGCTGACGTCGGTCACCCCGGCCCTGGCGGCGATGGCGTCCGGCTTCATGGCGCTGATCGCGGTCTTCGTCGGCTACAACACGGCGAAGGAGTTCGGCGGTACGCCGATCCTCGGCGGTGCGGTCGCGGCCATCATCGTCTTCCCGGGCGTCGCGAACATCGAGGCGTTCGGCCAGAAGCTCTCCCCCGGCCAGGGCGGCGTCCTCGGCGCCCTGGGCGCGGCGGTGCTCGCGGTGTACGTGGAGAAGTGGTGCCGCCGCTGGGTCCCGGAGGCGCTGGACGTCCTGGTCACCCCGACCCTGACGGTCCTGATCTCCGGCCTGGTGACGATCTTCGGCCTGATGTACGTGGCGGGTGAGGTCTCCACCGCGATCGGCACGTTCGCCGACTGGCTGCTGTCCAACGGCGGAGCGGGCGCGGGCCTGGTGCTCGGCGGCTTCTTCCTCCCGCTGGTCATGCTGGGCCTGCACCAGGCGCTGATCCCGATCCACACCACGCTCATCGAGCAGCAGGGCTACACGGTCCTGCTCCCGATCCTCGCCATGGCAGGTGCCGGCCAGGTCGGTGCGGCCATCGCGGTCTACTTCCGCCTCCCCCGCAACGAGTCGATCCGCAGGACCATCAAGTCCGCCCTGCCCGCGGGCTTCCTGGGCGTCGGCGAGCCGCTGATCTACGGTGTCTCGCTGCCGCTGGGCCGCCCGTTCATCACGGCGTGCGTGGGCGGCGCGTTCGGCGGCGCGTTCGTCGGCTTCTTCAACCAGCTCGGTGACGCGGTCGGCTCCACCGCGATCGGCCCGTCCGGCTGGGCCCTGTTCCCGCTGCTGGACGGCAACCACGGCCTGGGCGCGACGATCGCGATCTACGGGGGCGGCCTGGTCGTCGGCTACCTGGCCGGCTTCGTCGCCACGTACTTCTTCGGCTTCAGCAAGGACCTGCTGACGGAGTTCAACGTGTCGCAGGAACCGGCCGCTTCGACGGCGACCGCGGCGGGCACCCCCGCACCGGTCACCGGCCCGGACCCGCTCGAAAAGACCCCCGCCGGGGTCTGA
- a CDS encoding HD domain-containing protein: protein MDDDTARPDRHGADDALRGRWRDCLVPAQRGADGPDPLPYADNLLARWAEPQRKYHTAAHLTAVLDRVDTLAGHAADPDAVRLAAWFHDAVYRPDRSENEERSAVLAERALPEAGVPAGTTAEVARLVRLTVTHDPADGDSNGEVLCDADLAILASSPKEYARYAAQVREEYGFVPDEAFREGRAAVLRQLLELPRLFRTPYGAAEWEPRARHNLLTELELLAR, encoded by the coding sequence ATGGACGACGACACCGCCCGGCCCGACCGCCACGGCGCCGACGACGCACTGCGCGGCCGGTGGCGCGACTGCCTGGTCCCGGCCCAGCGCGGCGCCGACGGCCCGGACCCGCTGCCGTACGCCGACAACCTCCTGGCACGCTGGGCCGAACCCCAGCGCAAGTACCACACCGCGGCCCATCTGACGGCGGTCCTGGACCGCGTCGACACGCTCGCCGGCCACGCCGCGGACCCGGACGCCGTACGGCTCGCCGCCTGGTTCCACGACGCGGTCTACCGCCCCGACCGCTCCGAGAACGAGGAGCGCAGCGCCGTCCTCGCCGAGCGCGCGCTGCCCGAGGCGGGGGTGCCCGCCGGGACCACCGCCGAGGTCGCCCGGCTGGTCCGGCTCACGGTCACGCACGATCCGGCCGACGGCGACAGCAACGGCGAGGTGCTGTGCGACGCGGACCTGGCGATCCTGGCGTCGTCGCCGAAGGAGTACGCGCGGTACGCGGCCCAGGTGCGCGAGGAGTACGGCTTCGTCCCCGACGAGGCGTTCCGGGAGGGCCGGGCGGCCGTGCTGCGGCAGCTCCTGGAGCTGCCGCGGCTGTTCCGTACGCCGTACGGGGCGGCCGAGTGGGAGCCGAGGGCCCGGCACAACCTGCTGACGGAGCTGGAGCTGCTCGCACGCTGA
- the murQ gene encoding N-acetylmuramic acid 6-phosphate etherase: MTSITDADATTPDGYGELRAQLATLTTEAFRPELADIDQLATAEIARIMNGEDQTVPAAVAARLPEISAAIDATAARMARGGRLIYAGAGTAGRLGVLDASECPPTFNTDPADVVGLIAGGPSAMITAVEGAEDSKELAAADLDALGLTADDTVVGISASGRTPYAIGAVEHARAKGALTIGLSCNADSALGGAAEHPVEVVVGPELLTGSTRLKAGTAQKLVLNMLSTITMIRLGKTYGNLMVDVRASNEKLRARSRRIVSLATGASDAEIEAALAATDGEVKNAILTILGQVDGPTAATLLSASDGHLRAALAAAPRTT, encoded by the coding sequence ATGACCTCCATCACCGACGCCGACGCCACCACCCCCGACGGATACGGGGAGCTGCGCGCCCAGCTCGCGACGCTCACCACCGAGGCGTTCCGCCCCGAGCTCGCCGACATCGACCAGCTGGCCACCGCGGAGATCGCCCGGATCATGAACGGCGAGGACCAGACCGTCCCCGCCGCCGTCGCCGCCCGGCTGCCCGAGATATCCGCCGCGATCGACGCCACCGCGGCGCGCATGGCCCGCGGCGGCCGGCTGATCTACGCGGGCGCCGGCACCGCGGGCCGCCTCGGCGTGCTGGATGCCAGCGAGTGCCCGCCCACCTTCAACACCGACCCGGCGGACGTCGTCGGCCTCATCGCCGGCGGCCCGTCCGCGATGATCACCGCCGTCGAGGGCGCCGAGGACAGCAAGGAGCTGGCCGCCGCCGACCTGGACGCCCTGGGCCTCACCGCCGACGACACCGTGGTCGGCATCTCGGCCTCCGGCCGCACGCCGTACGCGATCGGCGCCGTCGAGCACGCCCGCGCCAAGGGCGCGCTGACCATCGGCCTGTCCTGCAACGCGGACTCCGCGCTGGGCGGGGCGGCCGAACACCCCGTCGAGGTCGTCGTCGGCCCGGAGCTGCTCACCGGTTCCACCCGGCTCAAGGCGGGCACCGCCCAGAAGCTCGTCCTCAACATGCTCTCGACGATCACGATGATCCGGCTCGGCAAGACGTACGGAAACCTCATGGTCGACGTGCGTGCCTCCAACGAGAAGCTGCGCGCCCGTTCCCGGCGGATCGTCTCGCTGGCCACCGGGGCTTCGGACGCCGAGATCGAGGCCGCGCTCGCCGCCACCGACGGTGAGGTGAAGAACGCCATCCTCACCATCCTCGGCCAGGTCGACGGCCCCACCGCCGCCACCCTCCTGTCCGCGTCGGACGGCCACCTGCGCGCTGCGCTCGCCGCCGCCCCCCGCACCACCTGA
- a CDS encoding MFS transporter, translating to MTSAEKKLPTGFGRLWTAQTVSSLGDGVTHAALPLLALTLTRNPMALAVVTAAGTLPWLLLGVLGGALVDRWDRRRTMWVADAARAVLLAIPAAAAVLDVLSIPLLAAVAFLLGLGGLFFDTAATAYLPDLLGREPALLERANSRLRGAQTAASGFAGPPAGSALLALGRSVPLLADGVSFALSALLVRSLPAMPRPAGGARESLLRQARAGASYVVRDQLLLGLALRPAVGNVAFLAVETVLALFAHDRLGIGDFGFGLLLTAEATGGLLGAGIASFLGRRLGTGTALTCTAAVEGLAILGLAAAPGPYVAGLALAVCGAGMGATMVLGPSLRQTIVPAHLMGRVASTSRMLAMCAAPFGAFLGGWLATTYDVRTPLYAAAGLLLAMTAVTGTMTSNRRVEAALRGAAPTGGPGHPESAEPLSDPA from the coding sequence GTGACCTCAGCCGAAAAGAAGTTGCCGACCGGGTTCGGACGACTGTGGACCGCACAGACGGTGTCCTCGCTGGGCGACGGGGTGACACATGCCGCGCTGCCGCTGCTCGCTCTGACGTTGACGCGGAATCCGATGGCGCTCGCCGTCGTCACGGCCGCCGGGACGCTGCCGTGGCTGCTCTTAGGGGTACTCGGCGGTGCGCTGGTGGACCGCTGGGACCGCCGCCGCACGATGTGGGTCGCGGACGCGGCGCGTGCGGTGCTGCTCGCGATACCCGCGGCGGCGGCCGTGCTCGACGTGCTGAGCATTCCGCTGCTCGCGGCCGTCGCCTTCCTGCTCGGCCTCGGCGGACTCTTCTTCGACACGGCCGCCACGGCCTATCTGCCGGATCTGCTCGGCCGCGAGCCCGCACTCCTTGAGCGCGCCAACTCCCGTCTGCGCGGCGCCCAGACCGCCGCCTCCGGCTTCGCGGGGCCGCCCGCGGGCAGTGCGCTGCTCGCGCTCGGGCGGTCGGTTCCGCTGCTCGCCGACGGGGTGTCGTTCGCGCTCTCCGCGCTGCTCGTACGGTCGCTGCCCGCCATGCCCCGGCCTGCCGGAGGCGCCCGCGAGTCGCTGCTCCGGCAGGCGCGGGCCGGGGCCTCGTACGTCGTGCGGGATCAGTTGCTGCTCGGGCTCGCGCTCCGTCCGGCGGTCGGGAACGTCGCCTTCCTCGCCGTGGAGACCGTACTGGCCCTCTTCGCGCACGACCGTCTCGGCATCGGCGACTTCGGCTTCGGCCTGCTCCTCACGGCGGAGGCCACCGGTGGCCTGCTCGGCGCGGGCATCGCCTCGTTCCTCGGCCGCCGGCTCGGCACCGGCACCGCACTGACCTGCACGGCCGCGGTCGAGGGGCTTGCCATCCTGGGGCTTGCCGCCGCCCCGGGTCCGTACGTGGCCGGGCTCGCGCTCGCCGTCTGCGGGGCGGGCATGGGCGCCACGATGGTGCTCGGGCCCTCCCTCCGGCAGACGATCGTCCCGGCCCACCTGATGGGCCGGGTCGCCTCCACCTCCCGGATGCTCGCCATGTGCGCCGCCCCGTTCGGCGCCTTCCTCGGCGGCTGGCTGGCCACCACGTACGACGTACGTACCCCGCTCTACGCCGCCGCCGGACTCCTCCTCGCCATGACCGCCGTCACGGGGACCATGACCAGCAACCGCCGGGTGGAGGCGGCGCTGCGTGGCGCTGCCCCGACCGGCGGCCCAGGTCACCCGGAGTCCGCGGAGCCGCTGTCCGATCCGGCCTGA
- a CDS encoding DUF4031 domain-containing protein, with amino-acid sequence MTLYIDPPDWPGHGRLWSHLVSDESFDELHAFAASIGCPERAFERDHYDIPEARYEDAVRAGARQIGSKELVRRITEAGLRRPKGRPAPG; translated from the coding sequence GTGACCCTCTACATCGATCCGCCGGACTGGCCGGGGCACGGGCGACTCTGGTCGCACCTGGTCAGCGACGAGTCGTTCGACGAGCTGCACGCCTTCGCGGCGTCCATCGGCTGCCCGGAGCGGGCCTTCGAGCGGGACCACTACGACATCCCGGAGGCCCGGTACGAGGACGCGGTACGGGCCGGCGCCCGGCAGATCGGCTCCAAGGAGCTGGTCCGCCGGATCACCGAAGCGGGCCTGCGCCGCCCGAAGGGGCGCCCGGCGCCGGGCTGA